The Myroides phaeus DNA segment GACTACTTTAACCGCATTATTCACCATCAACTTAAAGAAAACACTTTCAAGCTCCCTCCTCCGTTACACTTTCACGTCTCGGAAGACAAAGTCTCTCTTTTTAAATCACTTTTGAACTTAGTGGCTTTAGAGTGGAACGGACAAAAGCGTACAGAAGTGTTAGAAAAGTACCTTGAACTTTCACTTATTCACATTCAGGATTTAGAGCGACTATCTGACGCATATTCTCCTAAAGATACACGCGTTTTTCAGTTGCTTGAAATGATTGAGAACAACTACACCAGAGAGCGTAGCAACGACTTTTATGCGCAAAAAATCGCATTATCTGTCAAACGTATGAATGAGATATTAGTGAATGCCACTAATGCCACATTGAGTCAGCACTTACAATACCGCTTACTCCTTGAAGCTAAGCGTTTAATAGGGTATTCTGACTTAAACATATCCGAAATTTCAGCAGACTTAGGGTTCAGTGAAGTCAACTATTTCAATCGTTTTTTCAAAAAAAACACAGGCTTCACCCCTATCGAATTTCGTACAAATGTGAAAAAAGTCCAAGTTGAGTTCCATTTATCGTAAGGAGTAGGTTGATGTAAGGGAGTACATTTGCCGACTTTAAACATCAACATGAAGAATTTAACAAGAACTCAACTTGTGGTGGTTATTATACTATCACTTCTTTCTGCGTTAGAGCCATTCAGTATCGACTTATACTTACCTGGTTTTCTAAAAATTGCAGAAACATTTAAGACTGATATGAAATCAGTACAAATGTCTATTTCTACCTTCTTAGGAGGTTTTGCTGCGGGACAGCTATTTTGGGGAATTATCTCTGATAAGTATGGTCGTAAGATGCCGACTATTATTTCCCTTGTGATTTTTATCCTTGCCACAGTTGCTTGTATTTATTCACAAACGATAGAGCAATTCCTTATTGCCCGTTTCTTTCAAGCATTCGCTGGATGTGCAGGTGTTGTAATTGCAAGAGCAGTTGTTAATGAGTACTTTGACACAGATAGAAGTATGCAAATCTTCTCATTATTAGCAATTATTGCTGGTATTGCACCTATCATAGGCCCTGTGTTTGGTAACTTCCTTATTCGTCATTTTGAATGGCAATCAGCTTTTGTTACCTTATTCATCATTGGTATGATATGTTTACTTGCTGTTATTTTCTTTATGCCAGAAACGATGGTTAAAACAGAAAAGAAAGCTACAAATATTATGGCTGACTTTAAAGAGATTATGCAAAATAACGTATTCGTTAAATACACATTAATCGGTAGTTTAACTTACAGTATTTTGATGATATACTTAGCTAATGCCCCTTCTATTATCATGGATTACGGTGGATTATCATCAAGTATGTTCAGTACAATTTTCGCATTTAACGCCATTGGTTTAGTAGCTGGTGCGTGGTTAGCAAACTCTGTATTAGCAAGATGGTGGACTGTTGAGCAAATTGTAAAATATACTATTTTCTTTGGGATTGTAGTAAGTGCTATATTCTTAGTCTTGTGTATTATGCAAATGCCAATTGTAGAGTTATTAATTCCATTGTTCTTCATTGTATTAACATTAGGAGTGTTATTCCCTACTACAACTAAATTAGCTTTAGCACCATTCACTACGAATAGTGGTTCTGCCTCTGCTCTTTTAGGTTCATTACAATTATTGCTTACATTTATTATATCAGCAATTACCAATTTAATTCCAATTGATATTATGGTATTAACTGGTTATGCCTTATTAGGTTGTCACCTTTTATACTTGTTATGTTACTTGAAAAAGGAACATCCAGTAAAAGCATAAAGCACAAAAGCCACTCGATTGAGTGGCTTTTTTTTATCTATATTCTTGGTAATACTTTTCTTTCAGCATCCGAAAATTGCATGTTTGAGAAACTTGGTCTGTGGTCATTCCATTAATCAAAGGTGTTTCACAATCCCATTCCATAAAATACACCGTATCTTTTTTATGTATTTCCGTTACCCTTGAATTTTTATGCTTTACAATTGAGTCGCCTTTATCCCAATAAAAGACAAAAGAATCATGCCAACGATAATGGTATAACTTCAATATAGTATCTCTCTGTGTGCTTACTTCTTTTCCTTTTACTACATAGTGAAACACCAAGTTTGTAGAGGTATTATAAGGCTTCTCACTTAATATAATTTGGTAGTCATCTTCATCCGTAAACTTATTTACCTTCTCACAGTATTCTTTATCTAAAAAACAAGAAGTAAATAGAAGTATAATTCCCCCTGCTATAACTTTATTTCTCATACTAATTATACTCCACATTATTAATAAGATAATTTATTTCAACCTTGTGATTTGACACCTAACTAAAAGCCTACTTTTTCAAGTATTTATACGTAACTAATTTCTTAGCAAGATACACTTTTATATATCGTTGTTATAAATTTATGCTGTCAATAAAAAAAGGAGATGCTCAAATGAGTCATCTCCTAATGAATTATAGAATTACGATAATAATTGTTTACCTAATTGTGATTAGATTGAGTAGCTGTTAGCTCAGTGTAAGATTGTAATAATCCTTTATACACTCCAGCTTGTTTTTTGTACCCTTCTACGTACAAATCCTCTGCAGTAGTTGTTGTAGCCATTACTTGGCATCGAACATCCATACCCGCCTCAATCATTTTACCGATGTTGGCTGTCAACACTTGATCTGCTTCTTTGGATAAGTCAGTAATCAATTCCATCGTCTTTAGTTTTTCATCAAAAACTAATTCACTAAACGTTGCCATATCATCTATGTTTAAAAATTTAATACATCTAAAGTACACATTTAAAAACCGAGATGATTGATATTTAGCATTTATATAACATTTAGCAATACTGCAAGTTACGACCTAAAAGAACGGAACATTCCAACGCATACCTACTGCAATTTGGTGCTCATGTTTGTCAGATGGACGAACTTCGTGTTTTTGGTAATTGTAGTTTAAGTAGTTGTAAGCTGCGTATAAACGGATTGTTTTAAACGGAGCTTTCTCAAATGGGTAGTATTCCAAAGCAGTAGAAATACCTGTTAAAGAATAAGCAACATTGTTGTCTAAATCCTCGCGATAGTTATACATTGCCTTCACATAAGGAGTAAACTTTTTGAAGTGATATTTAGCAGAGAATACAGTTGCATTGTCTTTTACATAAGCAACCTTTGTATCAGCACTAAACGGTGTTAATTCCTTATCAGCTAAATTATGGAAACCGTACATCCAGTCTAATTCTAAAACAACTTTGTCAAAATTAACTTGGTTACCTAAAGTTACCCAGCTATAATATCTTTTAGAATCGTGTTGAAAAATCTCATAACCATATCTCGTTTTGAAGTGGTCATTAAACAAAGTACCTTCCCATAAGAATAGTCCTGCATAAGCTTTGTTTCTATAGTTCTCAGCAGTAAACTGCTCCCCTTGAGAAATAACTTGTAATTTGAATGCTTGTCCCGCTGTTTTATATGTTGCAGCTGCCCCTAAGCTGAATAACTCTAAAGAGCTAAACTCATTACTAAACATATAATATTCAGACGCATTGTATAACAAATCCCAAGACCCCCATGCTGTGAATTGCTTACCTACAGTAACTGTCCATTTATCATTGATATCATAATCAAAATACGCTAATTCCAACGCATTTTTAGCCACAGACTCGTTTAGTCTATAACGCAAATAATATCTCAACTTGTTTTTGTAGTTACCCTCTAAGTAAACCCTTGCTTGAGCAATTTGGAAACCACTCTCATTCGGTTCTTTACTGTTGATAATTGTTTTGTTTTCAAATTTAGAGTCCAAAAACACATTGATGTTGTTTGGTTTTTCTTCTTTTTCTACCTTTTGAGTTGGTAAAATCACATCAAAAAGTGTTTCATCTGCTTTTGGAGCTTCTTCCACTTTTAACGTTTCAACGCTTTTTAGCGTTTCTCCATTTTTAGGAGTTTCTTGTGCATGCAGCATCATAGTGCTAATTAACATTGCACCTAATAAGTACTTTTTCTTCATTGTTAGTTTATGTTTCCTATGTTTCACACCCTATTAGCTGTTTCTCAACTAAAGGAGTATTACCTTAAATACAAAACACGCACACAGCTCTATTTGACATGGTACTACACAAGAGATACTACTGGGGAGTAGTTTTTATTTACCAACTAACTATTCAAATATAGGACCCACTTCGCCTAACAAAAACAAAAGACCGTATTCCTGGGGGAGGAAAACTACCTTTTACTATTGCTATAAAGGCAAAAAAATAAAACCTAACTATAGTAGTGATAAAGATGTTGCTCTTTGACCACATAAAACGGATACTGCACTTGTAGTAAATGATTGATCACTTGGGGGAACCAATCAGATTTGCAAATAAAGTATGCAAATTTAAAAAATAAGTTGCCGAAAAAAATCATGTTTTGTCACAAAAGAAAAGGAGCAAAAAGCATAAAGTTTTCTAAAAAAATTTAATACTTTATCATAACAAAACTCCTTGTAAACACTGACTTTCTATCAATCAACAACTTAGCTTCCCGCCTTCTTTTTGCCTTGTCTTAATGAGATAAAAACATCACAAAACGAACAACTAATTCATAACACTCAAGTACACTTTGTTTTACTTTCCCAAATCAACTATACTACTTATTTTAGAGCAAAAACCTCAACCTGATTTCCCCTTGTCTGGCGAAAAACTCAGTAAAGCTACTTACCCATCTTTCAACTGTACTCCCTTATGTTAATCCCTAATATTTTCAAAAAAATATTTCATTGCAATTCAAAACAATGTACATTTGCAACACTGACGTTTTATTTATCAGTCTATTAAGTTCAATGAAGAAATACGCTTCCATATTATTCTTATTCCTATCCGTACTTGTTATGGCTAATCCGGTTATTGACTGGAGCTGTACTGAGAGCGTGATGACTTGTGGAATGGATATGAGTGGAGATAGCGATATGTCTTGCTGTTCTATGGATATGGAAAAAGCAAGCAATGACATGACAAACGTGATGTGTTGTCCTGCTCCAATGCGCGTTGTTTCACCAACCATTGACCTTACTATTGAAGTAACACAAACTGTTGATATTGCGAAAGAGAAAAAGGCAAATATCAAAGCTAAGTGGTTTAACTCAAACTACTTGTCAGATTGGAGAACTGTTGATCTTACTTCCGTTACTCCTACCTCTATAGCCTCTGATGGCTTCAAATTTAAAGATGATAATCGCCTCGATTACATCTGTACCTATCGTATTTGATTTAGTTTACAGTAAACAGCTAACCGTTTACCGCTACTCCTATTGTGGTTACTGAATAGTGCATTCTACTTGATTTAGAAGCGAATTACTATTCATTAATACAGTCTATCCACAACAACGTCTTTCGTTTTACGTCTTTCGTATCACGCATATATTGATGTCTTTCATAATCAATGAACGACAAGGGGAATCTACATCGTTTAGTATACCCACAGTGGTGTATTACGCTTCACATACAAGCTGTAAACAGTTAACCAACAACCGTTAACCAAAACAACCCAATCGTCTTTTCATAAAAAATCAAATACTATGCTTAATAAAATCATTAAGTACTTTGTAAACAATAGACTAATCACCTTATTGCTACTTTGTGTAGTTATTATTTGGGGATTAGTAACCGCACCCTTTAATTGGCATCAAAATATTTTGCCAAGTAATCCCGTGCCTGTAGATGCTATTCCTGACCTTGGTGAAAACCAACAGATCGTTGCTACAGAATGGATGGGGCGCTCTCCTAAAGATATACAAGAGCAAATTACATATCCTCTTACCACATCTCTTTTAGGAGTACCAGGAGTAAAAACTGTGCGTAGTAGTTCTATGTTTGGAATGTCATTTATCTACATCATTTTTGATGAGGATGTTGAATTCTACTGGAGCCGCTCACGCATTTTAGAAAAACTAAACTCTCTACCAGCAGGAACATTACCTGAAGGTGTAATTCCTACCTTAGGACCTGATGCTACCGCATTGGGACAAGTATTTTGGTACACATTAGAGGGGCGCAATCCACAAACAGGAGAACCTACGGGTGGTTGGGACCCTGATGAGTTGCGCACTGTACAGGACTTTTATGCTAAATATAGTTTAGCAGCGGCATCTGGTGTGTCTGAAGTTGCCTCTATTGGAGGGTATATCAAAGAATATCAAGTTGAAGTTAATCCAGATGCAATGCGTGCTTATAACGTATCTGTCATGGATGTTATGACTGCTATTCAAAAGAGCAACTTAGACATAGGTGCAGAAACTATTGAGATCAACAAAGCGGAGTATCTTGTACGTGGATTAGGGTATATCAAGAACGTAAGCGATCTTGAAAATGCCGTAGTAACGGTGAGAAATAACGTTCCTGTAAAAGTTAAAGATGTAGCCTTTGTAAACCTTGGTCCTGCTACCCGTCGTGGTGGACTGGACAAAGAGGGTATTGAGGCTGTTGGAGGGGTTGTAGTGGCTCGATATGGTGCTAACCCAATGGAGGTAATCACCAATGTAAAGGCAAAAATCAAAGAGATGGAGGCTGGATTACCACAGAAAACATTAGCTGATGGTACGGTATCCAAAGTAACTGTAGTGCCTTTTTACGACCGTTCTGGCTTAATCAAAGAAACAATAGGCACCTTAGAAAGTGCGTTAGCACACGAGATACTAATCTGTATTATTGTTGTTATCGTATTGGTTATCAACCTACGTGCTTCTATCATTATATCCAGTATTCTTCCTATTGGTGTATTAGCAACCTTCATCATTATGAAATATATGGGGATTGACGCAAATATCGTTGCCCTATCGGGTATTGCGATTGCTATTGGAGTTATGGTTGATGTGGGAGTCGTCTTTGTAGAAAGTATTATTCGACATATAGAAGAAGAACGAAAACAAGGCATTGAAAGCAAGGGACAAGCATTTGTAAACTTGATTACGAATGCGGTGTCTGAAGTATCAGGAGCTTTATCAACTGCTATGCTTACAACAATCATCAGTTTCCTTCCCGTTTTTGCTATGGAGGCACAAGAAGGTAAACTGTTTAAACCATTGGCGTATACTAAAACCTTTGCTTTAACCTCAGCTTTCTTATTGGGAATTGTGGTACTACCTACCCTTGCATACTATATCTATTCTATTCGTTTAGACAGTAAAAAGCTGCGCAAATATGCCAATTACGCTTTAGTTTTATTGGGATTTGCTTTAGTAATATTCACAGGTGAATTGCCTGCAATCGCCTTGTCTTTAGTGGGACTAAACAACCTATTTACTCCGAAGTGGAAAGGAGAACAAATCGCTAATTACGTCAATGTAGCTATTGCCTTAATTGTAGCGCTATACTACTTAACCGTAGAATGGTTGCCTTTAGGTACACAACAAAGCACTGGTCTTAACTTCGCCTTTGTGTTTTTTGCAATTGGACTTATTTTAGGGGCTTTATGGTTATTAGTTATCTACTATGAAAACATCTTAAGATGGGCATTAGACAACCGTTGGAAGTTTATGAGTATTCCAATTATCACCGTGTTATTCGGAGTTTTAGTATGGCTTGGGTTTGACAAGACGTTTGGAGTAATTGCTAACGGTTTTGAAGCCGTAGGTTGGAAGAATATCCGCCAAACAGCAATGTGGCAAAAACCAAGTGAGCGATTTCCTGGTATTGGTGAGGAGTTTATGCCAAGCTTGAACGAGGGGTCGTATTTACTTATGCCAACGAGTATGCCTCACACGGGAATTGAGCAAAACTTGCAATTCATCGAGACATTAGATAAGCGTATTACTAATATTCCTGAAGTAGAAATAGCAGTAGGTAAATGGGGACGTGTAAACTCTGCCCTTGACCCTGCTCCTGCTCAGATGTTTGAGAATACAATCAACTATAGACCAGAATATATGCTCAATGAACAAGGGCATAGAGAGCGTTTTAAAGTCAATAGAAAAGGAGAGTTTGAACTTATCAATGGTGATACTTATACTCCTGATAACGGATTTAGATTGATTCCAAAAGATAGTTTACTTGTAGATGAAGGAGGTAAGTATTTCCGTCAATGGCGTCCTCATATCAAGAAAGCAGATGATATCTGGCAAGAAATTGTGAATGTATCACACTTACCAGGGCTAACATCCGCTCCGAAATTACAACCTATTGAAGCCCGTTTAGTGATGCTGTCAACAGGTATGCGTGCTCCAATGGGACTAAAGGTTTCAGGACCCGATTTAGAGTCTATTGAAACGGGGGGTAAAGCATTGGAAACGGCTTTAAAAGACATTCCTTCTATTATGCCATCAACGGTATTTTACGACCGTGCAGTGGGTGCTCCGTACATCGAGATTCACCTGAATAGAAACAATATGGCGAGATACGGAATTACCGTTGCCGACTTACAAGAAGTAATTGGTGCTGCTGTGGGTGGAATGACCTTGACTACAACTGTTGAAGGTCGTGAGCGTTTCCCTGTTAGACTACGCTATCCTCGTGAATTGAGAGATAACCCAGAAGCATTAGGAAAACTAATTATTCCAACTGCAACTGGCGTTCAGATTCCACTAAAAGAGGTTGCAGACATTGAATACGCCAAAGGTGCTCAAATGATTCAGAGTGAAAACACCTTCTTGTTAGGCTACGTGATTTTTGACAAAATAGCTGGTAAAGCAGAAGTTGATGTTGTCCGTGAGGCAGATAAACTGTTACAAGACAAAATAGCATCAGGCGAGTTAACCTTGCCGAAAGGAGTTACTTACAAATTTGCAGGTAATTACGAGCAACAAGAACGTGCCTCACAACGCTTAATGATTGTTGTTCCTCTTAGTTTATTGGCTATTTTATTGATTCTATACTTTCAATTTAGAACAATCACTGCTTCGTTAATTCACTTCTCAGGAGTGTTTGTAGCCTTTGCAGGAGGATTTATCTTATTGTGGTTGTATGGTCAACCTTGGTTTATGAACTTCTCCATCGGAGATATGAATATGCGCGACTTATTTCAAATGCACAGCATCAACCTGAGTATTGCCGTATGGGTAGGGTTCATCGCCTTATTTGGTTTAGCGACCAACGATGGGGTGTTAATGGGAACGTATATTCACGACACCTTTGTGGACAGAGACCCGAAAACGAAAGAAGATATTAGAGAAGCTGTAATATATGCTGGATTAAAACGTGTACGCCCAGCTGTAATGACAACAGCTACTGCATTAATCGCCTTACTTCCTGTGATGACCTCAACAGGAAAAGGAGCAGAAATTATGTTGCCAATGGCTATTCCGACTTTCGGGGGAATGTTTATTCAATCTATGACCATGTTTGTAGTCCCTGTATTCCAATGTATGTGGAGAGAATGGGCGATTAAAAAAGAACAGAAACCAACTGAAAACACCGTAAACGATGAAGCGTAAATCTTATTTATATATAGCAACTACCCTATTGATGTTCTCTACAACAGCACCAACAGTAGCACAAGAGCAACCAAAGGATTCCTTAGCCCACTATATAAAAGTAGCTATTGAACACAATCCATTAGTAAAATCACAACAATTGGCTTACGAGGCTACCTTACAAAAGGTACCCCAAGCCGGTGCGTTTGCCGACCCTGAACTGTCTATGGGGTTTTATACCAAACCAATGGATATAGTTGGTGGTCGTCAAATTGGAGATATTACAGTAATGCAGATGTTGCCTTGGTTTGGCACACGTAAAAGTGCGCGTAACGAGGCAAGCCACATGGCACAAATGCAATACCAAGAATACAAAGAGGCAAAGGAGAACCTGGCCTTACAAGTAAACACACAATGGTATATATTGCAAAAACAACAACAGCAATTAGCCAATGCAGAAGACAATAAAAAGTTATTGGAACAATTAGAACAACTATCTTTAAAGAAGTTTTCTTCTCCTACAAGTTCGGCTAAAGCACCTACTCCTGTTGTCAATAGACCTGCACCAACTACGACCAACTCATCAGCTAATAGAATGAGTAGTATGGGAATGGGAGCATCAAATACAGCTTCTTCTACTCCTACTATGGCAGTAAGCAGCGGTATGAGTGAAATGGGAAATAGTCAAGCATCCGGAATGTCTGATGTATTGCGTATTCGCCTTGAAATTATTGAAGTTGAAAATACCATTGAAACTTTACAATCTCAGATAAAAGTAGAAAAAGCAAAGTTTAATGTACTCTTAAATAGAGAAGCAACTGCTGAGGTAGTCGTTGCTAAACACATTGAAAAAACACCATTTATGCTGACAGAAGATGATGTGATGGCTATGATTGAAACCAACAACCCAATGTTAGGTATGCTTACGGAACAAGGATTAGCGTATCAAGCAAAAGCAGAAATGGACAAAAAGATGAGTTACCCTATGATTGGCGTAGGTTTACAATATATGATTATTGGTAAAACGAACGATGCTATGTTAGGTATGGGAGATATGAACGGAAAAGACATGGTTATGCCCATGCTAACGGTCTCGCTACCTATTTTCCGCAAAAAATACAATGCCCAACAAGAAGAAAGTAAACTGTGGTGGAAGTCAAGTGAGCAAAATTACAACAATACACTAAACACCCTAAAAGCAGCCTATTACGATTATAAAAGTCAGCTTGAAGATACTGAACGCATCGTAAAACTGTATGACAAGCAAAGTACATTAGCTGAAACAACGTTTAACTTGATTGTTAAAGAATTTGTAGCTGGTAAAAATGACCTAACCAACGTAATTCAAGTACAGCGACAATTATTAGATTACCAATTAAAAAAAGCAGAAGCTATTGCCAATTACAATACGATGGTAGCCTCTATCAATAAATTAATTGCAATTACAGATACAGAAAACAATGGATAAGTTGAAAAATATATTTCAAAATAACGCTGTAAAGTACGGTGCTATTTTACTAATCGGACTATTATTAGGATGGTTGATATTTGGTGGCTCTGGAACACACGAACACAATGGAGAGCCTGCTCCTACTGAAGAAAAAGCAACTCTGTGGACCTGTTCTATGCATCCACAAATCAAGATGGACAAACCCGGTAAATGTCCTCTTTGTGCAATGGATTTAATTCCTCTTAAATCTGGTGATAGTGGAGATGAAACGGTAGATGACAATGCAATACAAATGTCAAAACAAGCTATGGCATTAGCAAATATTCAAACTACCATAGTAGGCAGAAAAGACCCTATAAAGGATATTGAACTATACGGAACAATTCAAGTTGACGAACGATTACAACAATCGCAAACCTCTCACGTAAACGGGCGTATTGAAAAGTTATATATCAACTTTACAGGGGAAGCTGTAAAACAAGGCCAATTGATTGCCACTATTTACTCCCCTGACCTATTGACAGCGCAACAAGAATTATTAGAAGCTGAGAAGTTGAAAGACTTTCAACCCCTATTAGTAGATGCGGCAAAACAAAAACTGCGCTTGTGGAAAATGTCTGAAGGGCAAATCAACAAAGTCCTTACTTCTGGAAATGTTTCTCCTTATGTAAGCATTCACGCTAATACAAGTGGAATTGTTGTTGCTAAAAATGTCAACCAAGGTGACTACATCAATCAAGGTACTGTGTTATTTAGCATTTCTAATCTATCTAAAATTTGGGCTGTATTTGATGCTTATGAAAATGACTTGCCTTTCTTGAAAGAAGGGGCTGACTTAGAATATACATTACAGAGTATCCCTGGCAAAGTGTACAAAGGAAAAATAGCATTTATCAATCCAATTATAGATGCAACATCAAGAACAGCTAAAGTGCGTGTAGAAACAGACAATAGCGATCAAAACCTGAAACCAGAGATGTACGCGAGTGCACGTATTAAAGCTCCGATGAAGGCATACAACAATGAAATGGTAATTCCGAAATCAGCTGTATTATGGACTGGAAAGCGTTCGATCATCTATGTAAAACAACCCAATACAACTACCCCAGCATTTATGATGCGCGAGATAGAGCTTGGACCTTCATTAGGTGAAAACTACGTGGTTATGTCTGGCTTACAAGATGGAGAGGAAATTGTAACCAATGGCGTTTTTACCATTGATGCGAGTGCGCAATTAGAGGGAAAACGAAGTATGATGAACAATGAGGACAGCACTGCAACCGCTGGTCACACTGATCATAGTACAACTAATAAGCACAGTGAAGAAGTAATGTTTAAAGTCTTAGGAAATTGTACACTTTGTCAAGAACGCATTGAAACCGCTGCAAAATCAGTAGCAGGAGTTCAAATTGCAACGTGGGATGTAAACACAAAATTATT contains these protein-coding regions:
- a CDS encoding helix-turn-helix domain-containing protein; translated protein: MPQNKVIKVQMFDKNIPIELYSIEDTTELFDFDYHYQYNFYQIFWFTEVENSQQQIDFQSYPIKPQEIWIIYPGQVQFFDPTGIKGYYLAIDKDYFNRIIHHQLKENTFKLPPPLHFHVSEDKVSLFKSLLNLVALEWNGQKRTEVLEKYLELSLIHIQDLERLSDAYSPKDTRVFQLLEMIENNYTRERSNDFYAQKIALSVKRMNEILVNATNATLSQHLQYRLLLEAKRLIGYSDLNISEISADLGFSEVNYFNRFFKKNTGFTPIEFRTNVKKVQVEFHLS
- a CDS encoding multidrug effflux MFS transporter, whose protein sequence is MKNLTRTQLVVVIILSLLSALEPFSIDLYLPGFLKIAETFKTDMKSVQMSISTFLGGFAAGQLFWGIISDKYGRKMPTIISLVIFILATVACIYSQTIEQFLIARFFQAFAGCAGVVIARAVVNEYFDTDRSMQIFSLLAIIAGIAPIIGPVFGNFLIRHFEWQSAFVTLFIIGMICLLAVIFFMPETMVKTEKKATNIMADFKEIMQNNVFVKYTLIGSLTYSILMIYLANAPSIIMDYGGLSSSMFSTIFAFNAIGLVAGAWLANSVLARWWTVEQIVKYTIFFGIVVSAIFLVLCIMQMPIVELLIPLFFIVLTLGVLFPTTTKLALAPFTTNSGSASALLGSLQLLLTFIISAITNLIPIDIMVLTGYALLGCHLLYLLCYLKKEHPVKA
- a CDS encoding efflux RND transporter permease subunit — protein: MLNKIIKYFVNNRLITLLLLCVVIIWGLVTAPFNWHQNILPSNPVPVDAIPDLGENQQIVATEWMGRSPKDIQEQITYPLTTSLLGVPGVKTVRSSSMFGMSFIYIIFDEDVEFYWSRSRILEKLNSLPAGTLPEGVIPTLGPDATALGQVFWYTLEGRNPQTGEPTGGWDPDELRTVQDFYAKYSLAAASGVSEVASIGGYIKEYQVEVNPDAMRAYNVSVMDVMTAIQKSNLDIGAETIEINKAEYLVRGLGYIKNVSDLENAVVTVRNNVPVKVKDVAFVNLGPATRRGGLDKEGIEAVGGVVVARYGANPMEVITNVKAKIKEMEAGLPQKTLADGTVSKVTVVPFYDRSGLIKETIGTLESALAHEILICIIVVIVLVINLRASIIISSILPIGVLATFIIMKYMGIDANIVALSGIAIAIGVMVDVGVVFVESIIRHIEEERKQGIESKGQAFVNLITNAVSEVSGALSTAMLTTIISFLPVFAMEAQEGKLFKPLAYTKTFALTSAFLLGIVVLPTLAYYIYSIRLDSKKLRKYANYALVLLGFALVIFTGELPAIALSLVGLNNLFTPKWKGEQIANYVNVAIALIVALYYLTVEWLPLGTQQSTGLNFAFVFFAIGLILGALWLLVIYYENILRWALDNRWKFMSIPIITVLFGVLVWLGFDKTFGVIANGFEAVGWKNIRQTAMWQKPSERFPGIGEEFMPSLNEGSYLLMPTSMPHTGIEQNLQFIETLDKRITNIPEVEIAVGKWGRVNSALDPAPAQMFENTINYRPEYMLNEQGHRERFKVNRKGEFELINGDTYTPDNGFRLIPKDSLLVDEGGKYFRQWRPHIKKADDIWQEIVNVSHLPGLTSAPKLQPIEARLVMLSTGMRAPMGLKVSGPDLESIETGGKALETALKDIPSIMPSTVFYDRAVGAPYIEIHLNRNNMARYGITVADLQEVIGAAVGGMTLTTTVEGRERFPVRLRYPRELRDNPEALGKLIIPTATGVQIPLKEVADIEYAKGAQMIQSENTFLLGYVIFDKIAGKAEVDVVREADKLLQDKIASGELTLPKGVTYKFAGNYEQQERASQRLMIVVPLSLLAILLILYFQFRTITASLIHFSGVFVAFAGGFILLWLYGQPWFMNFSIGDMNMRDLFQMHSINLSIAVWVGFIALFGLATNDGVLMGTYIHDTFVDRDPKTKEDIREAVIYAGLKRVRPAVMTTATALIALLPVMTSTGKGAEIMLPMAIPTFGGMFIQSMTMFVVPVFQCMWREWAIKKEQKPTENTVNDEA
- a CDS encoding efflux RND transporter periplasmic adaptor subunit, with the translated sequence MDKLKNIFQNNAVKYGAILLIGLLLGWLIFGGSGTHEHNGEPAPTEEKATLWTCSMHPQIKMDKPGKCPLCAMDLIPLKSGDSGDETVDDNAIQMSKQAMALANIQTTIVGRKDPIKDIELYGTIQVDERLQQSQTSHVNGRIEKLYINFTGEAVKQGQLIATIYSPDLLTAQQELLEAEKLKDFQPLLVDAAKQKLRLWKMSEGQINKVLTSGNVSPYVSIHANTSGIVVAKNVNQGDYINQGTVLFSISNLSKIWAVFDAYENDLPFLKEGADLEYTLQSIPGKVYKGKIAFINPIIDATSRTAKVRVETDNSDQNLKPEMYASARIKAPMKAYNNEMVIPKSAVLWTGKRSIIYVKQPNTTTPAFMMREIELGPSLGENYVVMSGLQDGEEIVTNGVFTIDASAQLEGKRSMMNNEDSTATAGHTDHSTTNKHSEEVMFKVLGNCTLCQERIETAAKSVAGVQIATWDVNTKLLHLTIDSSKTDKTKVSKAVAGVGHDTEIHKASHDAYAGLHSCCQYTR
- a CDS encoding TolC family protein gives rise to the protein MKRKSYLYIATTLLMFSTTAPTVAQEQPKDSLAHYIKVAIEHNPLVKSQQLAYEATLQKVPQAGAFADPELSMGFYTKPMDIVGGRQIGDITVMQMLPWFGTRKSARNEASHMAQMQYQEYKEAKENLALQVNTQWYILQKQQQQLANAEDNKKLLEQLEQLSLKKFSSPTSSAKAPTPVVNRPAPTTTNSSANRMSSMGMGASNTASSTPTMAVSSGMSEMGNSQASGMSDVLRIRLEIIEVENTIETLQSQIKVEKAKFNVLLNREATAEVVVAKHIEKTPFMLTEDDVMAMIETNNPMLGMLTEQGLAYQAKAEMDKKMSYPMIGVGLQYMIIGKTNDAMLGMGDMNGKDMVMPMLTVSLPIFRKKYNAQQEESKLWWKSSEQNYNNTLNTLKAAYYDYKSQLEDTERIVKLYDKQSTLAETTFNLIVKEFVAGKNDLTNVIQVQRQLLDYQLKKAEAIANYNTMVASINKLIAITDTENNG
- a CDS encoding porin, which translates into the protein MKKKYLLGAMLISTMMLHAQETPKNGETLKSVETLKVEEAPKADETLFDVILPTQKVEKEEKPNNINVFLDSKFENKTIINSKEPNESGFQIAQARVYLEGNYKNKLRYYLRYRLNESVAKNALELAYFDYDINDKWTVTVGKQFTAWGSWDLLYNASEYYMFSNEFSSLELFSLGAAATYKTAGQAFKLQVISQGEQFTAENYRNKAYAGLFLWEGTLFNDHFKTRYGYEIFQHDSKRYYSWVTLGNQVNFDKVVLELDWMYGFHNLADKELTPFSADTKVAYVKDNATVFSAKYHFKKFTPYVKAMYNYREDLDNNVAYSLTGISTALEYYPFEKAPFKTIRLYAAYNYLNYNYQKHEVRPSDKHEHQIAVGMRWNVPFF